A window of the Vigna angularis cultivar LongXiaoDou No.4 chromosome 3, ASM1680809v1, whole genome shotgun sequence genome harbors these coding sequences:
- the LOC108324292 gene encoding uncharacterized protein LOC108324292, giving the protein MELPSNNLDLGPRQIEQEKDEGPLLHCDFCDIEVVHKLAQMFMPALGCACVDNTTGDPFNTPGFVAVDLRKEMIEFVTQKSELFVAESIISEEVPDGEALEHPFDIICFFVDEFVNSKRNLLSQFSGWLLSDKREDKIDDFVQEMEKNGFWPLDRRETLAKDLLKNVDFKSSFHCGMSFKSAEDLANHVDACNFRSVVCQNDGCNDRFSAGQLKEHDSTCDFKIVPCEQKCTANILRRDMDRHCITVCPLKLVDCPFSAIGCRSTIGQSMIRKHCSDDVESHLLLILKGIHQQASDKDLQRRVEQIVQTSSKSKLAEAKDVRSFKSIVKDLEVKLGSLQVNAKEKTCAEVSKNEDSEDNRTG; this is encoded by the exons ATGGAGTTGCCTTCAAATAACTTGGATCTTGGGCCTAGGCAGATTGAACAAGAGAAAGACGAAGGTCCCTTGTTGCATTGTGATTTTTGTGACATTGAAGTAGTTCACAAGCTGGCTCAAATGTTCATGCCAGCACTAGGCTGTGCCTGCGTTGATAACACAACAGGAGATCCCTTCAATACCCCTGGTTTTGTGGCTGTTGATTTGAGAAAGGAGATGATAGAATTTGTCACCCAAAAGAGTGAATTATTTGTTGCTGAGTCTATTATCTCTGAGGAGGTTCCTGACGGTGAAGCTTTGGAACACCCTTTTgatatcatttgtttttttgttgacgAATTTGTTAATTCAAAGAGAAATTTGTTGAGCCAGTTTTCAGGGTGGTTGCTAAGTGATAAGAGAGAGGACAAAATAGATGATTTTGTTCAGGAGatggaaaaaaatggtttttggCCACTGGATAGAAGAGAAACACTTGCCAAAGATTTGCTCAAGAACGTTGACTTCAAAAGCTCATTTCATTGTGGTATGAGTTTTAAATCTGCAGAAGATCTTGCCAACCATGTTGATGCTTGCAACTTCAGGTCTGTGGTATGCCAAAATGACGGGTGCAATGATAGATTCAGTGCTGGTCAATTGAAAGAGCATGATTCGACATGTGATTTCAAGATAGTTCCATGTGAACAAAAGTGCACAGCTAACATCTTGCGACGAGACATGGATAGGCACTGCATAACTGTTTGTCCATTGAAGCTTGTGGATTGCCCTTTCTCTGCCATAGGTTGTAGATCTACAATTGGGCAAAGTATGATTAGAAAACATTGTTCGGATGATGTTGAGTCTCACTTACTACTAATACTTAAAGGCATCCATCAACAAGCATCAGACAAAGATCTTCAAAGACGTGTGGAGCAAATTGTACAG ACCTCATCGAAAAGCAAATTAGCAGAGGCTAAGGATGTGAGATCTTTTAAAAGTATTGTCAAGGACCTTGAAGTTAAGCTAGGGTCTCTGCAAGTGAATGCCAAGGAGAAAACTTGTGCAGAAGTTTCCAAAAATGAAGACAGTGAAGACAATAGAACTGGCTAA
- the LOC108325743 gene encoding EH domain-containing protein 1, which produces MELAIVPVDSSLKDNQTLYEEWFNYADADGDGRFTGAEAIKFFAMSNLSRQDLKQVWAIADSKREGYLGFREFVTAMQLVSLAQSGYPITQDVVNSDAMRYVKPPTMEGLDALVAKKRRKNKDKDLSVSPQPSPASYWFSSKSVKKVPASSVTSVIDGLKRLYLQKLKPLEVTYRYNDFVSPLLTNSDFDAKPMILLLGQYSTGKTTFIKHMLRTTYPGAHIGPEPTTDRFVVVMSGPDERSIPGNTVAVQADMPFSGLTTFGTSFLSKFECSQMPHPLLDYITFVDSPGVLSGEKQRTQRQYDFTGVTSWFAAKCDLILLLFDPHKLDISDEFKRVISSLKGNDDKIRVVLNKADQVDPQQLMRIYGALMWSLGKALNVPEVMRVYIGSFNDRSIQDSICPLENEIFQKEQDDLLSDLKDIPKKACDRKINEFVKRARSAVIHAYIVSHLKKQMPTMIGKAKAQQKLIDNLGDEFVKVQREFHLPAGDFPNVEQFRETLNGYNIDKFEKLNRKMIQTVEDMLAYDIPNLLKTFRNPYG; this is translated from the exons ATGGAACTTGCCATAGTTCCAGTTGATTCAAGTTTAAAAGATAATCAAACCCTATATGAAGAGTGGTTCAATTACGCAGATGCAG ATGGGGATGGTCGTTTCACAGGCGCTGAAGCGATCAAATTTTTTGCTATGTCAAACTTATCACGACAAGATTTGAAACAG GTATGGGCCATTGCAGATTCAAAACGAGAAGGATATTTAGGTTTCAGAGAATTTGTGACTGCTATGCAG CTTGTCTCTTTAGCACAAAGTGGATACCCAATAACACAAGATGTAGTAAATAGTGATG CTATGAGATATGTAAAACCACCCACAATGGAGGGTTTGGATGCATTAGTTGca AAGAAAAGGcgaaaaaataaagataaagatttGAGTG TTAGTCCTCAACCATCACCTGCAAGTTATTGGTTTTCTTCAAAGTCAGTAAAAAAG GTGCCTGCTTCTTCGGTTACATCAGTCATAGATGGTTTGAAGAGACTTTACCTTCAAAAGTTGAAGCCTTTAGAAGTTACTTATCGTTATAATGATTTTGTATCTCCTTTATTG ACAAATAGTGACTTTGATGCCAAACCTATGATTCTACTTTTGGGTCAATATTCTACTGGAAAAACAACATTCATTAAACATATGCTTAGAACTACTTATCCAG GAGCTCATATTGGACCAGAACCAACAACGGATAGATTTGTTGTTGTTATG TCTGGACCTGATGAAAGAAGCATTCCTGGGAACACTGTTGCTGTCCAAGCAGACATGCCATTTAGTGGTCTTACTACATTTGGCACATCATTTTTGTCCAAATTTGAGTGTTCTCAAATGCCTCATCCT TTATTGGACTACATTACATTTGTCGATAGCCCTGGAGTTTTGTCGGGAGAAAAACAAAGGACACAAAGACAATATGATTTTACTGGTGTAACATCGTGGTTTGCTGCTAAATGTGATTTAATACTCCTTTTGTTTGATCCTCACAAACTTGATATTAGCGATGAGTTCAAACGTGTGATATCATCCCTAAAAGGAAATGATGACAAAATTCGAGTGGTCTTAAACAAGGCAGACCAAGTTGATCCTCAACAA CTAATGAGAATATACGGTGCATTGATGTGGTCACTTGGAAAAGCATTAAATGTTCCTGAAGTCATGCGTGTATATATTGG TTCTTTCAACGATAGGTCTATACAGGATTCCATCTGTCcacttgaaaatgaaatatttcaaaaaGAACAAGATGATCTTCTATCAGATCTAAAAGATATACCAAAGAAAGCTTGTGATCGTAAA ATCAATGAATTTGTAAAACGAGCTAGATCTGCTGTGATACATGCTTACATTGTTAGCCATCTAAAGAAGCAAATGCCTACAATGATAGGAAAAGCTAAAGCTCAACAAAAGCTCATTGATAATTTGGGAGATGAATTTGTAAAG GTACAAAGGGAGTTTCATCTACCAGCTGGTGACTTTCCAAATGTTGAACAATTTAGAGAGACTTTGAATGGTTACAACATTGACAAGTTTGAGAAATTGAATAGAAAAATGATTCAAACAGTGGAAGATATGCTTGCGTATGATATTCCTAATCTCTTGAAGACATTCAGAAATCCCTATGGTTAA
- the LOC108325054 gene encoding protein transport protein SEC13 homolog B: MPSQKVETGHQDTVHDVAMDYYGKRLATASSDHTIKIIGVSNTASQHLATLTGHQGPVWQVVWAHPKFGSLLASCSYDGRVILWKEGNQNEWIQAHVFDEHKSSVNSIAWAPHELGLCLACGSSNGNISIFTARADGGWDTAGIDQAHPVGVTSVSWAPSMAPGALVGAGLLDPVQKLCSGGCDNTVKVWKLSNGLWKMDCFPALHMHTDWVRDVAWAPNLGLPKSTIASASQDGKVVIWTVAKEGDRWEGKVLNDFKTPVWRVSWSLTGNILAVADGNNNVTLWKEAVDGEWQQVSTVEP, encoded by the coding sequence ATGCCTTCTCAGAAGGTTGAAACGGGTCACCAAGACACGGTCCATGATGTTGCAATGGATTACTATGGTAAGAGGCTGGCAACAGCTTCATCAGATCACACAATTAAGATAATTGGAGTGAGCAACACGGCCTCTCAGCATCTAGCAACATTGACTGGTCACCAAGGACCTGTTTGGCAAGTAGTGTGGGCTCACCCTAAGTTTGGTTCTCTACTTGCATCGTGTTCCTATGATGGCCGTGTCATTCTATGGAAGGAGGGTAACCAAAATGAATGGATTCAAGCTCATGTGTTTGATGAGCACAAATCATCTGTGAATTCTATTGCTTGGGCGCCCCACGAGTTGGGTCTCTGCTTGGCTTGTGGCTCATCAAATGGGAATATATCTATTTTCACTGCAAGAGCAGATGGTGGCTGGGACACTGCAGGGATTGATCAGGCTCACCCAGTCGGTGTCACTTCTGTGTCATGGGCACCATCAATGGCACCAGGTGCCCTGGTTGGCGCAGGGTTGCTTGATCCTGTGCAAAAGCTGTGCTCTGGTGGATGTGATAATACCGTGAAGGTATGGAAGCTCAGCAATGGACTGTGGAAGATGGACTGCTTCCCTGCTCTTCATATGCACACAGATTGGGTTCGAGATGTTGCTTGGGCACCCAATCTAGGGCTACCTAAATCTACTATTGCTAGTGCATCGCAGGATGGTAAAGTGGTTATATGGACCGTGGCAAAAGAGGGTGATCGGTGGGAAGGCAAGGTTTTGAATGATTTCAAGACACCTGTTTGGAGGGTTTCATGGTCACTGACAGGAAACATACTGGCTGTGGCTGATGGGAACAACAATGTGACATTGTGGAAGGAAGCAGTAGACGGGGAATGGCAACAGGTGTCAACTGTGGAGCCTTAG
- the LOC108325746 gene encoding EH domain-containing protein 1-like produces the protein MGLEIVPINSTFEDYQTLYEEWFNYVDADGDGRFTGKEAIKFLAMSNLSRQELKQVWAIADSRREGYLGFKEFVTAMQLVSLGQCGYSITHDLLTSDAMKYVKPPTMEGLDALIAKKKRKHKDKELSGNVYPQPSPASSWFSGKSKKEVSVASVTSVIDGLKKLYLQKLKPLEVAYQYNDFVSPFLANSDFDAKPMILLLGQYSTGKTTFIKHMLRTTYPGAHIGPEPTTDRFVVVMSGPDERSIPGNTVAVQADMPFSGLTTFGTSFLSKFECSQMPHPLLDYITFVDSPGVLSGEKQKTQRQYDFTGVTSWFAAKCDLILLLFDPHKLDISDEFKRVISSLKGNDDKIRVVLNKADQVDPQQLMRIYGALMWSLGKALNVPEVMRVYIGSFNERSIQDSICPLEDEIFQKEQDDLLSDLKDIPKKACDRKINEFVKRARSAVIHAYIMGHLKKQMPSMIGKAKAQQKLIDNLEDEFLKIQREFHLPAGDFPDVEQFKETLNCYNIDKFEKLNKKMIQTVEDMLAYDVPKLLSTFRNPYG, from the exons ATGGGACTTGAGATAGTGCCAATCAATTCAACTTTTGAAGACTATCAAACCCTATATGAAGAGTGGTTCAATTATGTAGATGCag ATGGAGATGGTCGCTTTACAGGAAAAGAagccatcaagtttttggccaTGTCAAACTTGTCACGACAAGAATTAAAACAG GTATGGGCCATTGCAGATTCAAGACGAGAAGGATATCTAGGTTTCAAAGAGTTTGTCACTGCTATGCAG CTTGTTTCTTTAGGACAATGTGGATACTCAATAACACATGATCTATTAACTAGTGATG CTATGAAATATGTAAAACCACCCACAATGGAAGGTTTAGATGCATTAATTGCA AAGAAAAAACGCAAACATAAAGATAAAGAATTAAGTGGTAATGTATA TCCTCAACCATCACCTGCAAGTAGTTGGTTTTCTGGAAAGTCGAAAAAAGAG GTATCTGTGGCTTCAGTGACATCAGTTATAGATGGTTTGAAGAAACTTTATCTTCAAAAGTTGAAGCCTTTAGAAGTTGCATACCAATACAACGATTTTGTCTCTCCTTTTTTG GCAAATAGCGACTTTGATGCCAAACCTATGATTCTACTTTTGGGTCAATATTCTACTGGAAAAACAACATTCATTAAACATATGCTTAGAACTACTTATCCAG GAGCTCATATTGGACCAGAGCCAACAACAGATAGGTTTGTTgttgtcatg TCTGGACCTGATGAAAGAAGCATTCCTGGGAACACTGTTGCTGTCCAAGCAGACATGCCATTTAGTGGTCTTACTACATTTGGCACATCATTTTTGTCCAAATTTGAGTGTTCTCAAATGCCTCATCCT TTATTGGACTACATTACATTTGTCGATAGCCCTGGAGTTTTGTCgggagaaaaacaaaagacacaaAGACAATATGATTTTACTGGTGTAACATCGTGGTTTGCTGCTAAATGTGATTTAATACTCCTTTTGTTTGATCCTCACAAACTTGATATTAGCGATGAGTTCAAACGTGTGATATCATCCCTAAAAGGAAATGATGACAAAATTCGAGTGGTCTTAAACAAGGCAGACCAAGTTGATCCTCAACAA TTAATGAGAATATACGGTGCATTGATGTGGTCACTTGGAAAAGCATTAAATGTTCCCGAAGTCATGCGTGTATATATTGG TTCTTTCAACGAGAGGTCTATACAAGATTCCATCTGTCCACTTGAAgatgaaatatttcaaaaaGAACAAGATGATCTTCTATCAGATCTAAAAGATATACCAAAGAAAGCTTGTGATCGTAAA ATCAATGAATTTGTAAAACGAGCTAGATCTGCTGTGATACATGCTTACATTATGGGTCATCTTAAGAAGCAAATGCCTTCTATGATAGGAAAAGCTAAAGCTCAACAAAAACTCATTGATAATTTGGAAGATGAATTTTTAAAG ATACAAAGGGAGTTTCATCTACCAGCTGGTGATTTTCCAGATGTTGAGCAATTCAAAGAGACCTTGAACTGTTATAACATtgacaaatttgaaaaattgaataaaaagatGATACAGACAGTGGAAGATATGCTTGCCTATGATGTTCCAAAACTCTTGAGTACATTCAGAAATCCATATGGTTAA
- the LOC108324311 gene encoding DNA-directed RNA polymerases II, IV and V subunit 8B: MVENNLFEDIFRVEKLNPDDKKLFDKVTRIEARSEKFDMFMHLDINSEIYPLKVGQKFTLVLVSSLNPDGTPDTGYYTQINRQSLANNFEYVMYGKLYRITEASGREKAELNISFGGLLMLLKGDTSHCNKFELDQRLYLLIRKV, from the exons ATGGTGGAGAATAATCTCTTCGAGGATATTTTCAGAGTAGAAAAACTAAACCCCGATGACAAAAAATTATTCGATAAAG TTACTCGAATTGAAGCAAGAAGTGAAAAGTTTGACATGTTTATGCACCTTGATATCAATTCTGAGATATATCCATTAAAGGTTGGTCAGAAGTTCACCCTTGTGCTGGTTTCATCTCTTAATCCTGATGGAACACCAGACACTGGCTATTATACACAG aTCAATCGACAATCACTGGCCAACAATTTTGAATATGTCATGTATGGGAAGCTCTACAGGATAACAGAGGCTTCTGGGCGTGAAAAGGC GGAGCTAAATATTTCATTTGGTGGGCTTCTGATGCTGCTGAAGGGAGATACCTCTCATTGCAACAAATTTGAGCTTGATCAGAGGTTGTATCTTCTTATAAGGAAAGTctga